The following are from one region of the Oryzias melastigma strain HK-1 linkage group LG22, ASM292280v2, whole genome shotgun sequence genome:
- the wdr89 gene encoding WD repeat-containing protein 89 isoform X2, with product MDGLEKKLDALTIAQRCHPEEPTYLLHLALQPGGPLAVSCSSFFIRLHDQNTLDLLGECRGHGGAMCGLTFAHSSPVLLYSGSADGTVRAWDARRPGSEAVQTFRSDPAHCYSSVGLSCSDTLLCAGTEQIGDDDSFLVFWDSRKAGALLGTYSESHSDDITQVCFHPQDKDRLASGSTDGLVNVFDLSQGTEEEALLATCNSGSSAAAVCWSGAKHSQLLCLSHDEGLHLWDLSQLETDEPLTLFSATDARSLTPLTDGGGVDYLVGGQWLQEDQKLLVVGGVSSGDLHLMECDSSGLHLLRSLEGGHTSTVRCFLWDAARGALITGGEDAQLLLWKPEGKRLSAGIKESMKSKSALKLKSRPHKKYGYQRERKGT from the coding sequence ATGGACGGGCTGGAGAAGAAGCTGGATGCTCTGACCATCGCTCAGCGCTGTCATCCGGAGGAGCCCACCTACCTGCTGCACCTGGCCCTGCAGCCCGGCGGGCCTCTGGCGGTGTCCTGCTCCAGCTTCTTCATCCGCCTCCATGACCAGAACACTCTGGACCTGCTGGGGGAGTGCCGAGGCCACGGCGGGGCGATGTGTGGCCTCACGTTTGCTCACAGCTCCCCTGTGCTCCTGTACTCGGGCTCGGCTGACGGCACGGTGCGAGCGTGGGACGCCCGGCGCCCCGGCTCGGAGGCGGTGCAGACGTTCAGGAGTGATCCAGCTCACTGTTACAGCAGCGTGGGGCTGAGCTGCAGCGACACGCTGCTATGTGCCGGCACGGAGCAGATCGGGGACGATGACAGCTTCCTGGTCTTCTGGGATTCCAGGAAAGCTGGTGCCCTTCTGGGGACGTATTCAGAGTCACACAGTGATGACATCACGCAGGTGTGCTTCCATCCGCAGGATAAAGACCGCCTGGCCTCGGGTTCCACAGACGGACTCGTTAATGTTTTTGACCTGAGCCAGGGGACGGAGGAGGAGGCCCTTCTGGCCACCTGTAACAGCGGCTCCTCGGCGGCGGCGGTGTGCTGGTCCGGAGCAAAACACTCCCAGCTGCTGTGTCTCAGCCACGACGAGGGCCTGCACCTGTGGGACCTCAGCCAGCTGGAAACAGACGAGCCTCTCACGCTCTTCAGCGCCACCGACGCCCGCAGCCTGACCCCTCTGACGGACGGGGGAGGCGTGGATTACCTGGTGGGGGGGCAGTGGCTGCAGGAAGACCAGAAACTGCTGGTTGTGGGGGGGGTGAGCAGTGGGGACCTCCACCTGATGGAGTGTGACAGCAGCGGGCTGCACCTGCTGAGAAGCCTGGAGGGCGGCCACACCTCCACGGTCCGGTGCTTCCTGTGGGACGCAGCGCGGGGCGCTCTGATCACCGGCGGGGAGGACGCGCAgctgttgctatggaaaccaGAGGGGAAGCGGCTCAGCGCTGGAATAAAGGAATCCATGAAGAGCAAATCCGCTTTAAAATTAAAGTCTAGACCTCATAAGAAGTATGGGTATCAGAGAGAGAGGAAGGGGACGTAA